A single genomic interval of Lewinellaceae bacterium harbors:
- a CDS encoding cytochrome c family protein has product MKPGALHIAFLMNILFVSGSYAQLSPGPLTWSHADLEGITNCTQCHTLGEKVSNDKCLGCHKEIQSLLNRQAGYHASREAKGKDCSSCHSEHHGRNFEMVRLDEANFNHNQAGYELTGAHRRIDCRQCHIPDLIGDPELKKRRGTFLGMNRECASCHEDYHQNTLPNDCARCHVTDAFSPAGKFDHNQAGFALVGQHQQVECKACHQKEIRNGKEFQVFTGLDFANCNSCHTDAHQSNLGANCKQCHTEESFSSLAQIRRFNHNQTGFPLKAAHQRINCAGCHNMDAGAPRIFQDRLGLRPNECNSCHEDPHANQFGNKCVDCHNEKSFRDINTENFNHSLTSFGLRGKHAAVDCRLCHTQSLVAPLPHNQCSACHLDYHEGAFASPAPARDCAECHTEDGFEVTLYTFENHSNTRFPLDGAHLATPCFACHLEDKKWAFRNIGERCADCHEDEHKGYLDQKYYPNQSCENCHATASWEQNHFDHSQADFDLQGAHARQKCTACHKADVESQTDRHIGFAGLSATCTGCHETVHGRQFERGGVTDCARCHGFEQWAVSYFNHDNTAFKLEGRHAEIACNACHKPLEENGVIFTQYKFESFQCADCHQ; this is encoded by the coding sequence ATGAAACCTGGCGCACTGCATATTGCCTTTTTGATGAATATCCTGTTTGTTTCGGGATCATACGCCCAATTGTCGCCTGGGCCATTGACCTGGTCGCACGCCGACCTGGAAGGGATAACGAATTGCACGCAGTGCCACACGCTGGGGGAGAAGGTTTCCAATGATAAATGCCTGGGTTGCCATAAAGAAATTCAAAGCCTCCTCAACCGGCAGGCGGGTTATCATGCTTCCAGGGAGGCTAAAGGCAAAGACTGCTCCAGTTGCCACAGCGAGCATCACGGCCGGAATTTCGAAATGGTGCGGTTGGATGAAGCGAATTTCAACCACAACCAGGCCGGCTATGAGCTGACGGGGGCGCATCGCCGGATAGACTGCCGCCAATGCCACATTCCCGACCTCATCGGCGACCCGGAGTTGAAAAAAAGAAGAGGAACTTTTCTGGGCATGAACCGCGAGTGTGCTTCCTGCCACGAGGATTATCATCAGAATACTTTGCCAAACGATTGCGCGCGCTGCCATGTCACCGACGCTTTCTCTCCGGCCGGCAAATTCGACCACAACCAGGCGGGCTTCGCTCTCGTGGGCCAACACCAGCAGGTAGAATGCAAAGCGTGCCATCAGAAAGAAATCCGGAATGGAAAGGAATTTCAGGTTTTTACCGGGCTGGATTTCGCCAATTGCAACAGTTGCCACACAGATGCTCATCAGAGTAACCTCGGCGCGAATTGCAAGCAATGCCATACTGAAGAATCGTTTTCTTCTTTGGCCCAGATAAGAAGGTTCAACCACAACCAAACCGGTTTCCCGCTCAAAGCAGCTCACCAGCGGATCAACTGCGCCGGATGCCACAATATGGATGCCGGGGCACCCCGGATTTTTCAGGATCGCCTGGGCCTTCGCCCCAATGAATGCAATTCCTGCCATGAGGACCCTCACGCCAATCAATTCGGGAACAAATGCGTGGACTGCCACAATGAGAAGTCCTTCCGGGATATCAACACCGAAAATTTCAACCACAGCCTTACCAGCTTCGGGCTACGGGGGAAACACGCGGCAGTAGATTGCCGGCTGTGCCACACCCAAAGCCTGGTGGCGCCCCTGCCCCACAACCAGTGCTCCGCCTGCCATTTGGATTACCACGAAGGGGCCTTTGCCTCCCCTGCCCCTGCCCGCGATTGTGCGGAATGCCATACCGAAGATGGCTTCGAGGTCACTTTATACACCTTTGAAAACCACAGCAACACCCGGTTTCCGCTGGACGGGGCCCACCTGGCGACACCCTGCTTTGCCTGCCACCTGGAAGACAAAAAATGGGCCTTCAGAAATATCGGAGAGCGGTGTGCAGACTGCCATGAGGATGAGCACAAAGGCTATCTGGATCAAAAGTATTACCCCAACCAGTCCTGCGAAAATTGCCATGCGACGGCGAGTTGGGAGCAAAACCACTTCGACCACAGCCAGGCGGATTTTGACTTGCAGGGGGCGCACGCCCGGCAAAAATGTACGGCTTGCCACAAAGCGGATGTTGAAAGCCAAACGGATAGGCATATTGGCTTTGCCGGCTTGTCGGCCACCTGCACAGGTTGCCACGAGACGGTGCACGGCCGGCAATTCGAAAGAGGCGGCGTCACAGATTGTGCGCGCTGCCACGGGTTTGAACAGTGGGCCGTCAGCTATTTCAACCATGATAATACAGCCTTTAAACTCGAGGGCAGGCACGCCGAGATAGCATGCAATGCCTGCCACAAACCTCTTGAAGAGAATGGTGTGATTTTTACTCAATACAAATTCGAAAGTTTCCAATGCGCAGACTGTCACCAATAA
- a CDS encoding NAD(P)-binding domain-containing protein, translating into MLIEQAIIYSVVFLICAGIVLLYLRKLKKASQEVEGKIEVAKQEGLYEPVSLHPVIDLGTCIKSGACVAACPEKDILGILNGGGTLINASNCVGHGACFHACPVEAISLAIGTQERGVDLPHVSETFETNVPGIYIAGELGGMGLIRNSVEQGMMAVENMVRKGMPNGDSSYDLIIVGAGPAGISAALAARKHGLNFLTLEQDTLGGTVYTFPRAKVVMTSPMNLPLFGSVKLHDTSKKELLELWHEALSKNNVTIREKTKVEEILPENGHFRVTTLQGDAFLTKYVLLATGRRGTPRKLNVPGEMAEKVAYRLLEPENIRQKEVLVVGGGDSAVEAALLLAEQNKVVLSYRKDKFSRIKPKNRQKINEAIDKQLLEVLFNTNLVKIEDDKVYLTTDKEGEEFTLKNDLVYIFAGGELPTQFLQKAGVKITKRFGYTMKKYK; encoded by the coding sequence ATGCTTATAGAACAGGCCATTATTTATTCCGTTGTCTTTTTGATTTGCGCGGGCATCGTCCTCCTTTATCTCAGGAAACTGAAAAAGGCCTCGCAGGAGGTGGAAGGCAAGATCGAGGTGGCCAAACAGGAGGGTTTGTACGAACCCGTTTCCCTGCATCCCGTCATCGACCTGGGCACCTGCATCAAAAGCGGGGCCTGCGTGGCAGCTTGCCCCGAAAAGGACATTTTGGGCATCCTGAACGGAGGAGGAACCTTGATCAATGCTTCCAACTGCGTGGGCCACGGCGCTTGTTTTCACGCCTGCCCGGTGGAGGCCATCTCCCTCGCCATCGGAACACAGGAAAGAGGCGTCGACCTCCCGCATGTCAGCGAAACCTTTGAAACCAATGTGCCGGGCATATACATCGCCGGCGAGCTGGGCGGTATGGGCCTGATCAGAAACAGCGTGGAACAGGGGATGATGGCCGTAGAGAACATGGTCCGGAAGGGCATGCCCAATGGCGATTCCAGCTACGACCTGATCATCGTGGGCGCGGGCCCGGCAGGCATCTCCGCCGCCCTGGCGGCCAGGAAGCATGGGTTGAACTTTCTAACTTTGGAACAGGACACCCTTGGCGGCACGGTTTATACCTTCCCCCGCGCCAAAGTGGTGATGACTTCCCCGATGAACCTCCCCCTATTTGGTTCCGTCAAATTGCACGACACCAGCAAGAAGGAACTGCTGGAATTGTGGCATGAGGCACTGTCGAAAAACAACGTCACCATCCGGGAAAAAACAAAGGTGGAAGAAATCCTGCCTGAAAATGGCCATTTCAGGGTGACGACTTTGCAGGGAGATGCTTTTTTAACCAAATACGTCCTCCTGGCTACCGGGCGCCGGGGTACGCCCCGAAAGTTGAATGTTCCGGGGGAAATGGCCGAGAAGGTGGCTTACCGCCTTCTGGAACCGGAAAACATCCGCCAAAAGGAAGTCTTAGTGGTAGGAGGAGGGGATTCGGCGGTCGAAGCAGCGCTTTTGCTGGCGGAACAAAACAAAGTGGTGTTGTCTTACCGAAAAGACAAGTTCAGCCGCATCAAGCCCAAAAACCGGCAAAAGATCAACGAAGCTATCGACAAGCAACTCCTGGAGGTATTGTTTAACACCAATCTGGTAAAGATCGAAGACGATAAAGTCTATCTGACAACCGATAAAGAAGGGGAGGAGTTCACCTTGAAAAATGACCTTGTTTACATTTTCGCCGGGGGCGAGTTGCCGACGCAGTTTCTTCAAAAGGCAGGGGTGAAGATCACCAAACGGTTCGGATATACCATGAAGAAATACAAATGA
- a CDS encoding DUF4861 domain-containing protein: MKNHYLSVFLLPLLFLASCGVGAPADKETKMAITVKNPSDFPRTDALVTLSARQLQEKYPGLALANIKLAAGAPIPFQANDLNRDGAADELAFVMDLGANEEKAVVIEALKEGEAPPVFKKRTQAELSYKEGGHWEGKEYQGGTFKNTSYLRVPPEHTDHSWFIRYEGPGWESDKVGYRFYLDWRNATDIFGKKTTEMVLQDVGQDGFDSYHEPSEWGMDILKVGKSLGIGALGFWTGEKALRVESTDSVVCSIPVNGPVESMVKTTYYGWNTGKQKVDATSLLSIHAGSRLTRHDLSLSAPLPNLCTGIVKLEGTALLQDEGQDGWGFLATWGPQSLDGSQLGMAILYPKSQLIQLAEDEHNHVAVLRPDGGTTLSYYFLAAWEQEPGGIKTEEAFRSYLVQTIKALNTPVEASLGPLPE, translated from the coding sequence ATGAAGAACCACTACCTATCCGTGTTCCTTTTGCCTCTCCTCTTTCTGGCTTCCTGCGGGGTTGGCGCCCCGGCTGATAAGGAAACCAAAATGGCGATTACGGTAAAAAATCCATCGGATTTCCCCCGAACCGACGCCCTTGTCACGCTCAGCGCCCGGCAATTGCAGGAAAAATATCCTGGCCTGGCCCTTGCCAATATCAAACTCGCCGCCGGCGCCCCCATTCCATTTCAAGCCAATGACCTCAACCGCGACGGCGCCGCCGATGAACTCGCTTTTGTGATGGACCTCGGCGCCAACGAAGAAAAAGCCGTCGTTATCGAAGCCCTGAAAGAGGGAGAGGCGCCGCCCGTTTTCAAAAAGCGCACCCAGGCAGAACTGTCCTACAAGGAGGGTGGCCATTGGGAAGGGAAAGAATATCAGGGCGGAACCTTTAAAAACACTTCTTATCTGCGGGTGCCTCCCGAACACACCGACCACTCCTGGTTCATCCGCTACGAAGGCCCGGGCTGGGAATCCGACAAGGTCGGGTACCGCTTTTACCTGGACTGGCGCAACGCCACCGATATTTTTGGCAAAAAAACCACGGAAATGGTGCTCCAGGATGTAGGCCAGGATGGATTCGACTCCTACCACGAACCCTCGGAATGGGGGATGGACATTCTCAAAGTCGGCAAATCGCTGGGCATTGGGGCGCTGGGTTTCTGGACGGGAGAAAAGGCCTTGCGGGTGGAAAGCACCGATTCGGTTGTCTGCTCCATCCCTGTCAACGGCCCGGTGGAAAGCATGGTAAAGACGACCTACTATGGCTGGAACACGGGGAAACAAAAGGTAGATGCCACTTCGCTGTTATCCATTCACGCCGGCAGCCGGCTGACCCGCCACGACCTGTCCTTAAGCGCCCCGCTGCCCAACCTTTGCACCGGCATTGTAAAGCTGGAAGGCACGGCATTGCTTCAGGACGAAGGGCAGGACGGCTGGGGCTTTCTGGCTACCTGGGGGCCTCAAAGCCTGGACGGCAGCCAGCTGGGAATGGCCATCCTCTACCCCAAAAGCCAGTTGATACAACTTGCAGAAGATGAACACAACCACGTGGCGGTGCTTCGCCCGGACGGAGGAACCACCCTGTCCTATTATTTTCTCGCCGCCTGGGAACAGGAACCCGGGGGCATAAAAACAGAAGAAGCATTCCGATCCTACCTGGTTCAAACGATAAAAGCCCTGAATACTCCGGTGGAAGCCAGCCTCGGGCCGTTGCCCGAATAA
- a CDS encoding glycoside hydrolase family 88 protein, which produces MTLPRLAILALLPLLLGNVRCTNNRPDAQGAITTLTTGIPEELPWSERMALSTMKRCPEAWMNDFSKEPQWSYTHGLVMLSIIKTWEASGKEAYFDYAKSYADTMILADGTIRDYHIDEFNIDHINPGKFLFAVYDKTGQENYGKAIATLKRQLEWQPRNKDGGFWHKLRYPWQMWLDGLYMGAPFYAEYAMRNRKNELFEDVAHQFILMEQHARDPKTGLLYHGWDQSAVQRWADPETGLSPHFWGRAVGWYVMALVDVLDFFPENHPKRAELIAILGRTLDAVSKVQDEKTGLWRQVLDQGEREGNYLESTASCMFAYAMAKGVNRGYLDGRFRKIAKKGYDGILEHFIKVDEDGEVHLQKCCAVAGLGGKPYRDGSYEYYISEPVRDDDPKGVGPFILASLEFEGEVAVER; this is translated from the coding sequence ATGACGCTGCCCCGACTGGCCATCCTCGCCCTTTTACCCCTTCTGCTGGGCAATGTGCGTTGCACCAACAACCGGCCTGATGCCCAGGGCGCCATCACAACCCTAACTACAGGTATTCCCGAAGAATTGCCGTGGTCAGAACGCATGGCCCTGTCCACTATGAAAAGATGCCCGGAGGCCTGGATGAACGATTTCAGCAAAGAGCCTCAGTGGAGCTACACCCACGGCCTGGTTATGCTTTCTATTATCAAAACCTGGGAAGCCTCAGGAAAAGAGGCCTATTTCGACTACGCCAAATCTTATGCTGATACGATGATCCTCGCTGATGGGACGATCCGGGATTACCACATCGACGAGTTCAACATCGACCACATCAACCCCGGCAAGTTCCTCTTCGCGGTCTATGACAAAACCGGCCAGGAAAATTACGGAAAGGCCATCGCCACGCTGAAACGCCAATTAGAATGGCAACCCCGAAACAAGGACGGAGGCTTTTGGCACAAACTCAGGTATCCCTGGCAAATGTGGCTGGACGGGCTCTATATGGGGGCGCCCTTCTACGCAGAATACGCCATGAGGAACAGGAAAAACGAGCTGTTCGAAGACGTCGCCCATCAGTTCATCCTGATGGAACAACATGCCCGTGATCCAAAAACCGGCCTGCTCTACCACGGCTGGGATCAAAGCGCCGTGCAACGATGGGCTGACCCCGAAACCGGCCTTTCTCCTCACTTCTGGGGCCGGGCGGTAGGATGGTATGTCATGGCGCTGGTAGATGTGCTGGATTTTTTCCCCGAAAACCACCCGAAGCGGGCCGAACTCATCGCCATCCTGGGCAGGACGCTGGACGCGGTATCCAAAGTGCAGGACGAAAAAACCGGGCTGTGGCGCCAGGTCCTCGACCAGGGAGAACGGGAAGGCAATTACCTGGAATCTACCGCCTCCTGCATGTTCGCCTACGCCATGGCCAAGGGCGTAAACCGGGGCTACCTGGATGGGCGGTTCAGGAAAATTGCAAAAAAAGGCTACGATGGCATACTGGAGCATTTCATCAAAGTGGATGAAGACGGAGAAGTCCACCTTCAAAAATGCTGCGCCGTAGCCGGCTTGGGCGGCAAACCCTACCGTGACGGCTCCTACGAATACTACATCAGCGAACCCGTTCGGGATGATGACCCCAAGGGAGTGGGGCCCTTCATTCTGGCCAGCCTGGAATTTGAGGGGGAAGTGGCAGTGGAACGTTAG
- a CDS encoding RNA polymerase sigma factor: protein MRNELLKTMTDEQLAIRFQSEGDGAAFGELYQRHYSKLYHYCYTIVHNAEEAADLTQDTFAKAAEKIGHLKAPSLFSSWLFRIAHNRCIDRAKDRQRRQAVSTDGPLQLADVAFDLEAALAEEAAINRIALLMEELSPESRTMLLAKYCEGRSIHELTKLWGISESAVKMRLARARNRVLSLYNRSSIAS, encoded by the coding sequence ATGCGCAACGAATTGTTGAAGACCATGACGGATGAGCAATTGGCCATCCGGTTTCAGTCTGAAGGCGATGGTGCCGCTTTCGGCGAATTGTATCAACGTCATTATTCCAAACTGTACCATTACTGCTACACCATCGTCCACAATGCGGAAGAAGCAGCCGACCTTACCCAGGACACCTTCGCCAAAGCTGCTGAAAAAATCGGGCACCTGAAGGCTCCGTCTTTGTTCTCCTCCTGGCTTTTCCGCATTGCCCACAACCGCTGTATCGACCGCGCCAAAGACCGGCAACGACGGCAGGCTGTTTCCACAGATGGGCCCCTTCAGTTGGCGGATGTAGCATTCGACCTCGAGGCGGCGCTGGCAGAGGAGGCCGCTATCAACCGCATCGCCCTGCTTATGGAAGAGCTTTCGCCGGAATCGCGCACCATGCTGCTGGCCAAATACTGCGAAGGGCGTTCCATTCACGAGCTTACCAAATTGTGGGGCATCTCAGAAAGCGCCGTAAAAATGCGCCTGGCGCGCGCGCGCAACCGCGTGCTGTCTCTTTACAACCGGAGCAGCATAGCCAGCTAA
- a CDS encoding glutathione synthetase, which translates to MKRSLSVLVLTDHRSHNSDNSLYALCSELRRDLSVGAVHIASRGNSANDAFFYHFQATTLRAWALDGEMSFQDAGYRFIQETIPANIRDYDWIWLRLPRPIPDGFFEFLAREYDEERIFNRPSGIEETSNKAFLTQFPEICPPMELCRNTEEVLHFQEKFPIVLKPLKNYGGRGVVKVERGVVYENSRKIAFEDYLPALEEQFRLGGYLGMKYLRNVNQGDKRIIVANGEVVGAVLRLPPKGSWLCNAAQGGQAVNTMADARELQMARKLAETLLPKGIAMFGMDTLVDDDGQRILSEVNTLSIGGIKPLEDLSGQPLVKKTISLLTQYMLSGENLRRSALVS; encoded by the coding sequence ATGAAAAGATCGCTCAGTGTATTGGTACTGACAGACCACCGGAGCCACAACAGCGACAATTCTCTGTATGCTTTGTGCAGCGAGCTGCGCCGCGACCTTTCCGTCGGCGCCGTGCACATTGCCAGCCGGGGGAATTCGGCCAATGACGCCTTTTTCTACCATTTCCAGGCCACTACCCTGCGGGCCTGGGCCCTGGACGGCGAAATGAGCTTCCAGGATGCAGGCTACCGCTTCATTCAGGAAACCATACCCGCCAATATCAGGGATTACGACTGGATTTGGCTCCGCCTTCCCCGCCCCATTCCCGATGGTTTTTTCGAATTTCTGGCCCGCGAATACGACGAAGAACGCATTTTCAACCGGCCTTCGGGCATTGAGGAAACCAGCAACAAGGCCTTTCTGACTCAGTTTCCCGAGATTTGCCCGCCCATGGAGCTATGCCGGAACACAGAGGAGGTTCTCCATTTTCAGGAAAAATTCCCCATCGTCCTGAAGCCATTAAAAAACTACGGCGGCCGCGGGGTGGTGAAAGTAGAACGCGGCGTTGTGTATGAAAACAGCAGGAAAATAGCGTTCGAAGATTACCTTCCTGCACTCGAGGAGCAATTCAGGTTGGGTGGATACCTGGGCATGAAATACCTCCGCAATGTCAACCAGGGCGATAAGCGCATCATCGTCGCCAATGGAGAAGTAGTGGGCGCGGTTTTACGCCTGCCGCCTAAGGGCTCCTGGTTGTGCAATGCCGCCCAGGGTGGGCAGGCCGTCAACACTATGGCCGATGCCCGGGAGCTTCAAATGGCCCGGAAACTGGCTGAAACCTTGCTGCCCAAAGGCATCGCTATGTTCGGCATGGATACCCTGGTAGACGACGACGGCCAGCGGATACTCTCCGAAGTCAACACCCTTAGCATCGGCGGCATCAAGCCTTTGGAAGACCTTTCCGGACAGCCTTTGGTGAAAAAAACGATCAGCCTGCTCACGCAATACATGCTGTCCGGAGAAAATCTCCGCCGTTCCGCTTTGGTTTCTTAG
- a CDS encoding mechanosensitive ion channel: MQTKQLKIFLFLLKAVVLSLLLLARHYSLSSKFGVYQHQADITISFIIFALAASVLVSILVWFYRRREGIPAGKANNVIIGLNNIYYLILVGAGIMTILGFWNIDFKTLFTTLSIVAAAIAIISKDYIAEIISGIIISFSREVAIDDYIRIGDQKGKVIDINFTKIALLNEDDDVIFIPNAKFFSSEIVNYTKREIKKVSIEFEVMIQNIKTAEELEADLIHAISDYEGHIQAGTYNLKIVEIRKDSLTLKFQYDFLREINRELEREIRRKTVRRIVNYVKKNLGVAKEG, from the coding sequence ATGCAAACCAAACAACTGAAAATATTCCTTTTCCTGCTCAAGGCAGTGGTGCTCTCCCTGCTGCTGCTGGCCAGGCATTACAGCCTGTCTTCCAAATTTGGAGTATACCAGCACCAGGCCGACATCACCATCAGCTTCATTATTTTCGCCCTCGCCGCCAGTGTGCTGGTATCCATCCTGGTTTGGTTCTACCGGCGCCGGGAAGGCATCCCCGCAGGCAAGGCCAACAACGTAATCATCGGCCTGAACAACATCTATTACCTCATACTGGTTGGGGCGGGAATAATGACCATCCTGGGTTTCTGGAATATAGATTTCAAAACCCTGTTCACTACCCTCAGTATTGTCGCGGCTGCCATCGCCATCATCTCCAAGGATTATATCGCCGAGATCATCAGCGGCATCATCATCAGTTTTTCCAGGGAAGTGGCCATCGATGATTATATCCGAATCGGCGATCAAAAAGGCAAGGTCATTGATATTAATTTCACCAAAATCGCCCTGCTCAATGAAGATGACGACGTTATTTTCATTCCAAATGCCAAGTTCTTTTCCAGCGAGATCGTCAATTACACCAAGCGGGAGATCAAAAAAGTAAGCATCGAGTTCGAAGTGATGATACAAAACATCAAAACGGCGGAGGAACTGGAGGCCGACCTCATCCACGCCATTTCGGATTACGAAGGGCACATCCAGGCCGGAACCTATAACCTCAAAATCGTAGAAATCCGCAAAGACAGCCTCACCCTCAAATTCCAATATGATTTTCTCCGGGAAATCAACCGGGAGCTGGAACGGGAAATCCGGCGCAAAACCGTTCGCAGGATCGTCAATTATGTGAAAAAGAACCTCGGAGTGGCTAAGGAAGGGTGA
- a CDS encoding T9SS type A sorting domain-containing protein, translating to MKFVPFLLLLPFCLPAFGQPFNSAIGLGYPLNHFRDMIVDNDTIIGYGLGFSNDSIPQQGLLLSKFDSSGHHLFSKMILDPQGAPLSIDYHWGKIAKTRDGGYIMTAAPTNRIAAWLIKTDHDFELEFIKEYLDTVNRRHYRYNVPIELSDGYILSGGIQRPNYRNNPFARRVDQQGNTVWFKYYGDYEIEDLVNSMAKVNDSLFVLCGTTDVEGPNSARVTIRFINGRGEVVRLWSSEPNPEIGYNRHILPTADGGLITFGLHLVEVINEASYVEPTLAKLDSNFQTEWVRHVGYVHRLGTDITFWDMEPLSDGNYIGAGESVNDPGSEPRRRAGWLYKFSPQGGFLWEALPEVPFLPLSEYDIGALAGVGELSSGSIVAAGEAIDFNRKYIWLVKVTPDGCLDTLCSLVSAVEEEVLAVGEAAFSLYPNPTAGPLTLAWAGALPGQEAAIRLFDATGRLVWRQQRADGAADAVEPGDLPDGLYVLQVQAGQKVGWKRWWCGGNKHTEVVV from the coding sequence ATGAAATTTGTACCCTTTTTGCTGCTACTGCCGTTCTGTCTTCCTGCTTTTGGCCAGCCCTTTAACTCCGCTATAGGCCTGGGCTATCCCCTAAACCACTTTCGGGATATGATCGTGGACAATGACACCATTATTGGCTACGGCTTAGGTTTCTCCAATGATTCTATTCCCCAACAGGGCCTTTTGTTGTCTAAGTTTGACTCTTCCGGCCACCATTTGTTCTCCAAAATGATCCTCGACCCTCAGGGTGCTCCCCTTTCTATTGACTACCATTGGGGTAAAATCGCCAAAACTCGTGACGGCGGGTACATCATGACTGCCGCACCCACTAATAGGATCGCCGCCTGGCTAATCAAAACCGATCACGATTTTGAATTAGAGTTCATAAAAGAATACCTGGATACGGTGAACCGCCGCCATTATAGGTATAATGTGCCGATTGAGCTTAGCGATGGGTATATATTGAGTGGAGGGATACAACGGCCCAATTACAGGAATAACCCATTTGCCCGGAGAGTAGACCAACAAGGCAATACGGTTTGGTTTAAATACTACGGGGATTATGAAATTGAAGACTTGGTCAATTCCATGGCAAAGGTTAACGATTCCTTATTTGTATTATGTGGCACAACAGATGTGGAAGGGCCCAATTCTGCCCGGGTTACCATCCGGTTTATCAACGGGCGGGGAGAGGTTGTCAGGTTATGGAGTTCTGAGCCTAATCCAGAAATCGGTTATAACAGGCATATTCTCCCCACAGCTGATGGAGGCCTTATTACCTTTGGCTTGCATTTAGTAGAAGTCATCAACGAAGCCAGTTACGTTGAACCCACCCTAGCCAAACTGGATTCCAATTTCCAAACCGAATGGGTGCGCCATGTCGGGTACGTGCACCGGCTTGGGACGGATATTACCTTCTGGGATATGGAGCCCCTCTCCGACGGCAACTACATCGGTGCCGGGGAGAGCGTAAACGATCCCGGCAGCGAACCCCGCCGCCGGGCCGGCTGGCTGTATAAGTTCTCTCCTCAGGGAGGTTTTCTCTGGGAGGCCTTGCCCGAAGTACCTTTTCTGCCGCTGTCGGAATACGACATAGGGGCACTGGCGGGCGTAGGCGAGCTGTCCAGCGGCAGCATCGTAGCGGCCGGGGAGGCCATTGACTTCAACCGAAAGTACATCTGGCTGGTGAAGGTTACGCCGGACGGCTGTTTGGATACGCTCTGCTCGCTGGTGTCGGCGGTGGAAGAGGAAGTGCTGGCTGTCGGGGAGGCGGCGTTTTCCTTATACCCTAACCCCACTGCCGGGCCGCTTACGCTCGCCTGGGCAGGGGCGCTGCCGGGGCAGGAGGCGGCCATCCGGCTATTCGACGCTACCGGGCGCTTGGTGTGGCGGCAGCAGCGCGCGGATGGAGCGGCAGATGCAGTTGAGCCTGGTGACTTGCCGGATGGGTTGTATGTTTTGCAGGTGCAGGCAGGACAAAAAGTTGGGTGGAAACGGTGGTGGTGCGGAGGGAATAAACATACCGAAGTCGTCGTTTAG
- a CDS encoding outer membrane beta-barrel protein — MDYQNLFLEAPAELQFIQELDDNNDFFFMVGMALAYNLSNTNKTIYYSGNTSSANSEKANNEDFASFSYSFLSGMGWEHRFNDRFSIVLQPTFQFWFKALLVEADINRNLYSVGLRMAVKFR; from the coding sequence ATCGACTACCAAAACCTTTTCCTCGAAGCGCCGGCGGAGCTGCAATTCATCCAGGAGCTGGACGACAACAACGACTTCTTCTTTATGGTGGGCATGGCCCTGGCCTACAACCTCAGCAACACCAACAAAACCATCTACTATTCAGGAAACACCAGCTCGGCAAACAGCGAAAAGGCTAACAACGAGGATTTTGCCAGCTTCAGCTACAGCTTCCTCTCGGGCATGGGCTGGGAGCACCGGTTTAACGACCGCTTCTCCATCGTCCTCCAGCCTACTTTCCAGTTTTGGTTCAAAGCGCTGCTTGTCGAAGCCGATATCAACCGCAACTTGTATTCTGTGGGGCTGCGTATGGCTGTGAAATTCCGGTAA